A section of the Arcobacter roscoffensis genome encodes:
- a CDS encoding sensor histidine kinase, with translation MRQTKLEDFLELEEHNKELEKKIKVELEKNRKKDELLFRQAKMASMGEMLANISHQWRQPLMEISSLFLPIEAKLKMGIHIENDELQDSIKQLNEITKYMSSTIDDFKNFFSKDKEKMKFEILQQINSTINIINGGLKAHNISLDIIIKKNPTILAYKNEYSQALINIINNAKDVLVQRKIEEPKIDIIIEEKDGLVITSIHDNAGGIRIEPIEKVFDPFFTYEKVNGSGIGLFMSKLIIENNMGGKLEVKNKQDGALFIISIPKL, from the coding sequence ATGAGACAAACAAAACTTGAAGACTTTTTAGAACTAGAAGAGCATAATAAAGAACTTGAAAAAAAAATTAAAGTAGAGTTAGAAAAAAATAGGAAAAAAGATGAGCTACTTTTTCGACAAGCAAAAATGGCATCTATGGGTGAAATGCTTGCAAATATATCTCATCAATGGAGGCAACCTCTTATGGAAATATCATCTTTATTTTTACCAATTGAAGCAAAATTAAAAATGGGAATTCATATAGAAAATGACGAACTTCAAGATTCAATAAAACAGTTGAATGAGATTACAAAATATATGTCTTCTACAATTGATGATTTTAAAAACTTTTTTTCAAAAGATAAAGAAAAAATGAAGTTTGAAATACTTCAACAAATAAACTCAACCATAAATATAATCAATGGTGGACTTAAAGCTCATAATATAAGTTTAGATATTATTATTAAAAAGAACCCTACAATTTTAGCTTATAAAAACGAGTATTCTCAAGCTTTGATAAATATAATAAATAATGCAAAAGATGTATTAGTACAAAGAAAAATAGAAGAGCCTAAAATAGATATTATTATAGAAGAAAAAGATGGTTTAGTTATCACTTCTATTCACGATAATGCAGGTGGTATAAGAATAGAACCTATTGAAAAAGTTTTTGATCCTTTTTTTACTTATGAGAAAGTAAATGGTTCAGGAATAGGGCTTTTTATGTCAAAACTTATTATTGAAAATAATATGGGTGGCAAGCTTGAAGTTAAAAATAAACAAGATGGGGCTTTGTTCATTATTTCTATTCCAAAACTATAA
- a CDS encoding tautomerase family protein gives MPHLQFEINKKVCKETKEEFAKQIRDVFSEVMDTGKDHIAISLREYEKYSLSIGRADPKDDICLMNLDIREGRTIEKRRELALRFMEIVKVNFQVDTKNQYLTFTEHKGEDFHLVEKFLASWESGEDPLV, from the coding sequence ATGCCTCATTTACAGTTTGAAATAAACAAAAAAGTTTGTAAAGAAACAAAAGAAGAGTTTGCAAAGCAAATAAGAGATGTTTTTAGCGAAGTTATGGATACAGGAAAAGACCACATTGCAATATCTTTAAGAGAATATGAAAAATATTCTTTAAGCATTGGAAGAGCAGACCCAAAAGATGATATTTGTTTAATGAATCTAGATATTAGAGAAGGTAGAACTATAGAAAAAAGAAGAGAATTAGCTCTTAGATTTATGGAGATTGTAAAAGTAAACTTTCAAGTAGATACAAAAAATCAATATTTAACCTTTACAGAACACAAAGGCGAAGATTTTCACTTAGTTGAGAAGTTCTTAGCTTCTTGGGAGAGTGGAGAAGATCCTTTAGTATAA
- the tkt gene encoding transketolase, which produces MSKQLLQKQADTIRFLAADMVQKANSGHPGAPMGLADIATVLSNHLNLNPANDKWLNRDRLVFSGGHATGLVYSLLHLWGFDVSVNDMKNFRQTHSKTPGHPEYGHTHGIEITTGPLGQGIANAVGFAMATKYAQNTLGKEVINHKVYCLCGDGDLQEGISYEACSTAGHLNLDNLVIIYDSNSITIEGDTSIAWSENVKKRFQGIDFEVIEIDGHNFDQIDKALVTAKDATKPVLVIAKTAIAKGSATMEGSHHSHGAPLGHDDIAASKKKAGFNPDETFHVPADVKGAFDKLIKGSIAENEWNDSLSADAKAKIEELQNPNFDAVEYPTFEADSSVATRDSNGKILNAIAKAVPGFLGGSADLGPSNKTELKEMGDFPSGRNIHFGIREHAMAAISNAMNLYGLFRVYSATFFVFSDYLKPSARIAALASIPQHFIWTHDSIGVGEDGPTHQPIEHLSQFRALPNFYTFRPADATENVDAWKTALKMSAPTAFVCSRQGLRVLKEEKAFGEVSNGAYLLKKRDNANITIMASGSELMLALQTACKLEEEGIYANVVSVPCYDLFIEQNKEYIDQVIDKNTKVYAVEAARGLEYYRFADVVFGMDTFGASGPAGDLFEEFGFTIDKLKANIVADFKN; this is translated from the coding sequence ATGTCAAAACAACTATTGCAAAAACAAGCTGATACGATTAGGTTCTTAGCTGCTGATATGGTTCAAAAAGCAAACTCAGGACACCCAGGTGCACCAATGGGTCTAGCTGATATTGCTACAGTTTTAAGTAATCACTTAAACTTAAATCCAGCAAATGATAAATGGCTTAACAGAGATAGATTAGTATTCTCAGGTGGTCACGCAACAGGATTAGTATATTCATTACTACATTTATGGGGATTTGATGTATCTGTAAATGATATGAAAAACTTTAGACAAACTCACTCTAAAACACCAGGTCACCCAGAGTATGGTCATACACATGGTATTGAAATTACAACAGGACCTTTAGGTCAAGGTATTGCAAATGCAGTTGGTTTTGCAATGGCTACGAAATATGCACAAAACACTTTAGGAAAAGAAGTAATTAATCATAAAGTTTATTGTTTATGTGGTGATGGAGATTTACAAGAAGGTATTTCTTACGAAGCTTGCTCAACAGCAGGTCACTTAAACTTAGATAACTTAGTAATCATTTATGATTCAAACTCAATTACAATCGAGGGTGATACTTCTATTGCTTGGTCTGAAAATGTTAAGAAAAGATTCCAAGGTATTGATTTTGAAGTAATTGAAATTGATGGACATAACTTTGATCAAATTGATAAAGCTTTAGTAACTGCTAAAGATGCTACTAAACCTGTATTAGTTATTGCAAAAACTGCAATTGCTAAAGGGTCTGCAACTATGGAAGGTTCGCACCATTCTCATGGAGCTCCATTAGGTCACGATGATATTGCAGCATCTAAGAAAAAAGCAGGATTTAATCCTGATGAAACATTCCATGTACCAGCTGATGTAAAAGGTGCATTTGATAAATTAATCAAAGGTTCTATTGCTGAAAATGAGTGGAATGACTCTTTATCTGCTGATGCAAAAGCTAAAATCGAAGAATTACAAAACCCTAATTTTGATGCAGTTGAATACCCAACTTTTGAAGCTGATTCAAGTGTTGCTACAAGAGATTCAAATGGTAAAATCTTAAATGCAATCGCAAAAGCTGTTCCTGGATTCTTAGGTGGTTCAGCAGATTTAGGACCATCAAATAAAACTGAATTAAAAGAAATGGGTGATTTCCCATCAGGAAGAAACATTCACTTTGGTATTAGAGAGCATGCAATGGCAGCTATCTCAAATGCTATGAATTTATATGGATTATTCAGAGTTTACTCTGCAACATTCTTTGTATTCTCAGATTACTTAAAACCAAGTGCAAGAATTGCAGCATTAGCTTCAATTCCACAACACTTTATATGGACACATGACTCTATTGGAGTAGGTGAAGATGGACCAACTCACCAACCGATTGAACATTTATCTCAATTTAGAGCATTACCTAATTTTTATACATTCAGACCTGCTGATGCAACTGAAAATGTAGATGCTTGGAAAACTGCATTAAAAATGTCAGCTCCAACTGCATTTGTTTGTTCAAGACAAGGATTAAGAGTATTAAAAGAAGAAAAAGCATTTGGTGAAGTTTCAAATGGTGCTTACTTACTTAAAAAAAGAGATAATGCAAACATTACAATCATGGCTTCTGGTTCTGAGCTTATGTTAGCATTACAAACTGCTTGCAAATTAGAGGAAGAAGGAATTTATGCAAATGTTGTTTCTGTTCCTTGTTATGACTTATTTATTGAGCAAAATAAAGAGTATATTGATCAAGTAATTGATAAAAATACTAAAGTATATGCTGTTGAAGCTGCAAGAGGATTAGAGTACTACAGATTTGCTGATGTTGTATTTGGAATGGATACATTCGGTGCATCAGGACCTGCTGGTGACTTATTTGAAGAGTTTGGATTTACTATTGACAAACTAAAAGCTAACATTGTAGCTGACTTTAAAAACTAA
- a CDS encoding arsenic transporter, which produces MFLASSIFIITLIFVIWQPKNLQIGTTAVIGAIVALLLGVVSLSDVWIVTDIVWDATLSFIGIIILSMVLDEIGFFEWCALKMAKFSNGSGMKMFVYSILLGAFVSALFANDGAALILTPILLAKMRILQLNMKSIVAFLLAGGFISDSASLPLVFSNLTNIVTANYFDIGFADYMANMIIPYIVSVLASILFLWLILRKDIPKQVDISLLKEPSSAIKDERMFKLSWVFLALLLVGYFVGDAYDLPVAVFALGGGVIFLLIATAFKSVEPKSIIKEAPWQVVWFSIGLYIVVYGLENEGLTDYLTLLLQDFATRGDTFAIVATGFLSAFLSAIMNNMPTVMIMDIALDNMGENVNQALAYANIIGCNLGPKMTPFGSLATLLWLHVLAKKGVNISFAQYSKFGLIITPPVLLIVLLALAIF; this is translated from the coding sequence ATGTTTTTAGCAAGTAGTATATTTATTATTACACTTATTTTTGTAATTTGGCAACCCAAAAATCTTCAAATAGGAACAACAGCAGTTATTGGTGCAATAGTTGCACTTTTATTAGGAGTTGTTTCTCTTTCAGATGTTTGGATAGTAACTGATATAGTTTGGGATGCAACTTTATCTTTTATAGGTATTATTATTTTATCTATGGTTTTAGATGAGATTGGATTTTTTGAATGGTGTGCCTTAAAAATGGCAAAATTCTCAAATGGTAGTGGAATGAAGATGTTTGTTTATTCTATTTTATTAGGGGCTTTTGTTTCTGCACTTTTTGCAAATGATGGGGCAGCACTTATTTTAACTCCAATTTTATTAGCTAAGATGAGGATTTTGCAGTTAAATATGAAATCAATTGTTGCATTTTTACTTGCAGGTGGGTTTATCTCTGATAGTGCTTCTTTACCTCTTGTTTTCTCAAACCTTACAAATATTGTAACTGCTAACTATTTTGATATAGGTTTTGCTGATTATATGGCTAATATGATTATTCCTTATATTGTAAGTGTTTTGGCTTCAATTTTATTTTTATGGTTGATTTTAAGAAAAGATATTCCAAAACAAGTTGATATTTCACTTTTAAAAGAACCTAGTTCTGCTATAAAAGATGAAAGAATGTTTAAACTTTCATGGGTATTTTTAGCTTTACTTTTAGTTGGATACTTTGTTGGTGATGCTTATGATTTACCAGTAGCCGTTTTTGCTCTTGGTGGGGGAGTTATATTTTTACTTATTGCAACTGCTTTTAAAAGTGTTGAACCAAAGAGTATTATTAAAGAAGCTCCATGGCAGGTTGTGTGGTTTAGTATAGGTTTATATATTGTTGTTTATGGACTTGAAAATGAGGGTTTAACTGATTATTTAACTCTTCTTTTACAAGACTTTGCAACAAGAGGAGATACCTTTGCTATTGTTGCAACTGGATTTTTATCAGCCTTTTTAAGTGCTATTATGAATAATATGCCAACTGTTATGATTATGGATATAGCCTTAGATAATATGGGTGAAAATGTTAATCAAGCTTTAGCATATGCAAATATTATTGGTTGTAACTTAGGACCCAAAATGACTCCTTTTGGTTCTTTAGCAACTCTTCTTTGGCTTCATGTTTTAGCTAAAAAGGGTGTAAATATTTCATTTGCTCAATATAGTAAGTTTGGTCTAATCATAACACCACCTGTGTTATTGATAGTATTATTAGCACTAGCTATTTTTTAA
- a CDS encoding transporter substrate-binding domain-containing diguanylate cyclase yields MRLKKLLLFYITFTLFFSFLYAQNFNILKNNTKKNIDTLAYQLNFLTPNYQKNEKKIRDLLKLYYENYSNIVAFEIKQERRYLYSSYKKDEQMYLLKNRILKDPKYKTKQFYSTDILNEENKIVAKLIVYFKEEIKFTKEELLYLQNKKVLKVQNDSNLPPYNFNEDGLQKGFSIDYMNLIANKLAIEVQYIQGNWDNFLNMLEHNELDLMLNVLKSKKREKRFLFTSKAYASSPLAMLTRLDHKDVHTFKELEGETMALVKGYHSYDRVKNNYPKINIFPTTNTYSMIEAVATKKADASYGLKTVLDYNINRHLFTNLKTMENHDDKELSFYITVNKENKILKSIIEKVQKQISKEEIEKLEKKWFKKAKLEKIKSKDFLLTQDEISYLTKKQKVKMCVDPNYLPYEYIDENGNFIGITSNFMEQLSKNSGINFELIKTTSWSESLEFIRKGDCDILPNTVQTKDRENYLNFTQDYFEFSNVIATKDNEIFIDSIESLNGKKVAVIKNHSIAELIKFRYPEIELIEVSNSQEGLKKVKQDKTYAFIDSFPSLAYNLQNSKINDIKISGKIKLTSKSKIAIRKDDLILQSILNKAINSIKPHEKEALLNRWLTIIKEKKLDIELLVKIVLYIVAISLFIILFIIYRANRKLKNMNKELEKISQTDKLTSIFNRTKLDMILELEFKNKKRYKKPLSLILIDIDYFKKINDTCGHLCGDEILKEFSNLLKINIRETDFIGRWGGEEFLIITPFTNEEEAFILAQKLREKIEDFNFYENIKATASFGVYEVRNGSINKSLSNVDDALYEAKNSGRNCVKICKGE; encoded by the coding sequence ATGAGATTGAAAAAACTACTACTATTTTATATAACTTTTACTCTGTTTTTTAGTTTCTTATATGCACAGAATTTTAATATTTTAAAAAATAATACAAAAAAAAATATTGATACTTTAGCATATCAACTTAACTTCTTAACACCAAATTATCAAAAAAACGAAAAAAAAATTAGAGACTTACTTAAGTTATACTATGAAAACTACTCAAATATTGTAGCTTTTGAAATAAAACAAGAAAGAAGATATCTTTATAGTTCATATAAAAAAGATGAACAAATGTATCTTTTAAAAAATAGAATTTTAAAAGATCCTAAATATAAAACGAAGCAGTTTTATTCAACAGACATTTTAAATGAAGAAAACAAAATAGTAGCAAAGCTAATAGTCTATTTTAAAGAAGAGATAAAATTCACAAAAGAGGAACTTCTGTACCTTCAAAATAAAAAAGTACTAAAAGTTCAAAATGACTCAAACCTACCTCCTTATAACTTTAATGAAGATGGATTACAAAAAGGTTTTTCTATTGATTATATGAATCTTATTGCAAATAAACTTGCAATTGAAGTTCAGTATATTCAAGGAAACTGGGACAACTTTTTAAATATGCTTGAACACAATGAACTTGATTTAATGTTAAACGTTCTAAAATCAAAAAAGAGAGAAAAAAGATTTCTATTTACAAGCAAAGCTTATGCTAGTTCACCTCTTGCTATGCTTACGAGATTAGATCATAAAGATGTGCATACTTTCAAAGAACTTGAAGGTGAAACTATGGCTTTAGTTAAAGGCTATCATAGTTATGATAGAGTTAAAAATAACTATCCAAAAATCAATATTTTTCCTACAACTAATACTTATAGTATGATTGAAGCTGTTGCAACTAAAAAAGCTGATGCTTCTTATGGTTTAAAAACAGTTCTTGATTACAATATAAATAGGCATCTATTTACAAACTTAAAAACCATGGAAAACCATGATGATAAAGAACTTAGTTTTTATATAACTGTAAATAAAGAAAACAAAATTTTAAAATCAATCATTGAAAAAGTTCAAAAACAAATCTCAAAAGAAGAGATAGAAAAACTAGAAAAAAAGTGGTTTAAAAAAGCAAAACTAGAAAAGATAAAAAGTAAAGACTTTTTATTAACACAAGATGAAATCTCATACTTAACAAAAAAACAGAAAGTAAAAATGTGTGTTGATCCAAACTATTTACCATATGAATATATAGATGAAAATGGCAACTTTATTGGAATAACATCAAACTTTATGGAACAACTTTCAAAAAATAGTGGTATTAATTTTGAGCTTATAAAAACCACTTCATGGAGTGAATCTTTAGAGTTTATTCGTAAGGGTGATTGCGATATTTTACCAAATACAGTTCAAACAAAAGATAGAGAAAACTATCTAAACTTTACTCAAGACTACTTTGAATTTTCAAATGTAATAGCTACAAAAGATAATGAAATATTTATTGATTCAATTGAATCACTAAATGGTAAAAAGGTTGCTGTTATAAAAAATCACTCAATTGCAGAACTAATAAAATTTAGATACCCTGAAATTGAGCTAATAGAAGTATCAAACAGTCAAGAGGGCTTAAAAAAAGTTAAACAAGACAAAACTTATGCTTTTATAGATTCCTTTCCCTCACTAGCCTACAACTTGCAAAATTCAAAAATAAATGATATAAAAATATCAGGGAAGATAAAACTTACAAGTAAATCAAAAATAGCCATAAGAAAAGATGATTTAATTCTTCAAAGTATTCTGAATAAAGCTATTAATTCTATAAAGCCACATGAAAAAGAAGCATTGCTAAATAGGTGGCTAACTATCATAAAAGAGAAGAAGTTAGATATTGAACTTTTAGTAAAAATTGTATTATATATAGTTGCTATTTCTTTATTTATTATTCTATTTATCATATACAGAGCAAATAGAAAACTAAAAAATATGAATAAAGAGTTAGAAAAAATCTCTCAAACAGATAAACTAACATCTATTTTCAATAGAACAAAACTTGATATGATTTTAGAGTTAGAGTTTAAAAATAAAAAAAGATATAAAAAACCTTTATCTTTAATACTTATAGATATTGATTACTTCAAAAAGATAAATGACACTTGTGGACATTTATGTGGAGATGAAATACTTAAAGAGTTCTCAAATCTTCTTAAAATTAATATCAGAGAAACTGATTTTATTGGAAGATGGGGTGGTGAAGAGTTTTTAATAATCACACCATTCACAAATGAAGAAGAAGCTTTTATTTTAGCCCAAAAGTTAAGAGAAAAAATCGAAGATTTTAATTTCTATGAAAATATAAAAGCAACTGCAAGCTTTGGAGTTTATGAAGTAAGAAATGGCTCTATAAATAAATCTTTATCAAATGTAGATGATGCTTTATATGAAGCAAAAAACTCTGGAAGAAACTGTGTAAAAATTTGCAAAGGAGAGTAA
- a CDS encoding ArsR/SmtB family transcription factor translates to MDIFLKSVSALSDETRVKILKFINIHGSCCVCDLEHSFDMIQSRLSRHLKILKEAGFLRVDRQGRWAYYSVRAPLDEFRSHAIKEIMTLDIQLPNLIKACS, encoded by the coding sequence ATGGATATTTTTTTAAAATCTGTTTCTGCATTAAGTGATGAAACAAGAGTAAAAATACTTAAATTTATAAATATTCACGGCTCTTGTTGTGTTTGTGATTTAGAGCACTCTTTTGATATGATTCAATCAAGATTATCAAGACATTTAAAAATTTTAAAAGAAGCTGGTTTCTTAAGAGTTGATAGACAAGGAAGATGGGCTTACTATAGTGTAAGAGCTCCTCTTGATGAGTTTAGAAGCCATGCTATAAAAGAGATTATGACTTTAGATATTCAATTACCAAATCTAATAAAGGCTTGTAGTTAA
- a CDS encoding pyridoxamine 5'-phosphate oxidase family protein has product MANFTNKLSEDDINFIKKQKMFFVSTTPKEGKINLSPKGLDDTFKIINENKILWLNYFGSGNETAAHLLEDKRMTLMFCAFEGSANILRLYCIAKVIQEKDENWDEYISHFPIKRAARQVFEVTIESINNSCGMGVPLYDYLGQRKELTDFYDNSSKEDHIAYMKKKNQVSFDGKETKLFEK; this is encoded by the coding sequence ATGGCAAATTTTACTAATAAACTATCAGAAGATGATATAAATTTTATAAAAAAACAAAAAATGTTTTTTGTATCTACTACACCTAAGGAAGGAAAAATAAACCTTTCTCCAAAAGGTTTAGATGATACATTTAAAATCATAAATGAAAATAAAATTTTATGGCTAAACTACTTTGGAAGCGGAAATGAAACAGCAGCGCACTTACTTGAAGATAAAAGAATGACTCTAATGTTTTGTGCATTTGAAGGTAGTGCTAATATTTTAAGACTTTATTGTATAGCTAAAGTAATACAAGAAAAAGATGAAAACTGGGATGAATATATTTCTCATTTTCCTATTAAAAGAGCTGCAAGACAAGTTTTTGAAGTTACAATAGAAAGTATAAATAACTCTTGTGGTATGGGTGTTCCTCTATATGATTACTTAGGTCAAAGAAAAGAACTTACAGATTTTTATGATAATTCATCAAAAGAAGACCATATTGCTTATATGAAGAAAAAAAATCAGGTAAGTTTTGATGGAAAAGAAACTAAATTATTTGAAAAATAG
- a CDS encoding LrgB family protein: MNIDALIDYISNSTLIWLILTLGSFKLGIIIYEKFNKHTLLQPIIISYIIIMSVLFITGVSYEEYFKGVEIIHFFLGPATVALALPLYKNLKYIKSLFLPIMITLVIAGIFSILIAVLLLWVFDANMPTILSMTTKSITAPIAIITSEQIGAIPSLAVGFVIITGIIGALLGTFIFKVIKIKHDTSKGFALGVVSHGIGTARAIEISQKAAAFSALAMGLSGIFTAVFLPLIIQFLKA, encoded by the coding sequence ATGAATATAGATGCACTAATAGATTATATCTCAAACTCAACACTTATTTGGTTGATACTTACTTTAGGCTCTTTTAAATTAGGAATTATTATTTATGAAAAGTTTAATAAACACACTTTACTCCAGCCAATTATCATTTCATATATTATTATAATGAGTGTCTTGTTTATAACAGGTGTTTCATATGAAGAGTATTTTAAAGGAGTTGAGATAATTCATTTCTTTTTAGGACCTGCAACTGTTGCTTTAGCACTTCCTTTATATAAGAACTTAAAATATATAAAGTCTTTGTTTTTACCAATTATGATAACTTTAGTTATTGCAGGAATTTTCTCTATTTTAATAGCAGTTTTATTGCTATGGGTTTTTGATGCAAATATGCCAACTATTTTATCTATGACTACAAAGTCAATTACTGCACCAATTGCTATTATTACAAGTGAACAAATAGGTGCTATTCCATCACTTGCTGTTGGCTTTGTGATTATTACAGGAATAATAGGAGCACTTTTAGGGACTTTTATTTTTAAAGTAATAAAAATAAAACATGATACTTCAAAAGGTTTTGCTTTAGGTGTAGTTTCTCATGGAATAGGAACAGCAAGAGCAATTGAGATAAGCCAAAAAGCAGCAGCTTTTTCAGCTTTAGCTATGGGCTTAAGTGGAATTTTTACAGCAGTATTTTTGCCTTTAATTATTCAGTTTCTAAAAGCATAA
- a CDS encoding gamma-glutamylcyclotransferase family protein, with amino-acid sequence MKETLFVYGTLMPNCPNGHVLENIVGKFVPATVKGKLIDAGWSASMGYPGINLEAGNDTVHGYLFYSDNLIDNWDYLDEFEGDEFLRKEVTVERYDELEVDTFLYTLKPEVQEMEE; translated from the coding sequence ATGAAAGAAACACTTTTTGTTTATGGGACACTTATGCCAAACTGTCCAAATGGACATGTTCTAGAAAATATTGTAGGAAAATTTGTTCCTGCAACTGTAAAAGGGAAACTAATAGATGCTGGTTGGTCAGCTTCTATGGGCTATCCAGGAATTAATTTAGAAGCTGGAAATGATACAGTTCATGGGTACTTATTTTACTCTGATAATTTAATCGACAATTGGGATTATTTAGATGAGTTTGAGGGTGATGAGTTTTTAAGAAAAGAAGTAACAGTTGAAAGGTATGATGAGTTAGAAGTAGATACTTTTCTTTATACTTTAAAACCAGAAGTTCAAGAAATGGAAGAGTAA
- a CDS encoding helix-turn-helix transcriptional regulator, whose product MNKVLETFTPLCDSIGKLFYPNVEVVLHDLETQKLVHIVNPFSKREIGDDMLNDVKDFESIKEDIVGPYNKTNIDGTKLKSVSTLLRDTNSKPIGIICINFKVEVFEKMYDSLKMLLNIEDKSSQPQTIFSQDWKEHTHNTINKFLKEHNLQLGDLKIKEKKELIIYLNKEGIFSIRNVVSYLCEVLDISRATIYKWLKEDK is encoded by the coding sequence ATGAATAAAGTATTAGAAACATTTACCCCATTATGCGACTCAATAGGCAAACTTTTTTATCCAAATGTTGAAGTTGTCCTTCATGATTTAGAGACTCAAAAATTAGTACATATAGTAAACCCTTTTTCAAAAAGAGAGATTGGTGATGACATGCTAAATGATGTAAAAGATTTTGAGTCCATAAAAGAAGATATTGTAGGACCATATAATAAAACAAATATTGATGGAACAAAATTAAAAAGTGTTTCAACTCTTTTAAGAGATACAAATAGTAAACCAATTGGAATTATCTGTATCAATTTTAAAGTTGAAGTTTTTGAGAAAATGTATGACTCTTTAAAAATGCTTCTAAATATTGAAGATAAAAGTTCACAACCGCAAACTATTTTCTCTCAAGACTGGAAAGAACATACCCATAATACAATCAATAAATTTTTAAAAGAACATAATTTACAACTTGGGGATTTAAAAATAAAAGAAAAAAAAGAGTTAATTATATATTTAAATAAAGAAGGTATTTTCTCTATCAGAAATGTTGTAAGTTACCTTTGTGAAGTTTTAGATATTTCAAGAGCTACTATTTATAAGTGGCTAAAAGAAGATAAATAG
- a CDS encoding NAD(P)-dependent oxidoreductase produces the protein MAIGFIGLGNLGQAIATRLTQMGEELVVYNRTKSKVENLGYEIVDTPKDILKKCDVVFLCLFDSPAVDNILNGENGLLCDEVKGKTIIDLSTNHYEDVLKFHEQVEKVGGKYLENPVFGSVAPALIGALTLVASGKEEVFNEVKPLLEKFGKEIFFLEKPSAATKMKLINNLCLGSFMATIAECTSLAQDCDIDKSKALDILGVGGGTSLVLNAKKQKLIDEDFSAHFSNDAINKDLHLLQDLAYSMQKPLYSAAMPKELFSKMKMMGKGDEDFSSIYQLFKS, from the coding sequence ATGGCAATAGGATTTATAGGACTTGGTAATCTAGGTCAAGCAATTGCTACAAGATTAACTCAAATGGGTGAAGAACTTGTAGTTTATAATAGAACAAAATCAAAAGTTGAAAATTTAGGTTATGAAATAGTAGATACTCCAAAAGATATTTTAAAAAAATGTGATGTAGTTTTTTTATGTCTTTTTGATTCTCCTGCTGTTGATAATATTTTAAATGGAGAAAATGGACTTTTATGTGATGAAGTAAAAGGTAAAACAATTATCGATTTATCTACAAACCATTATGAAGATGTATTGAAATTTCATGAACAAGTGGAAAAAGTAGGTGGAAAATATCTTGAAAATCCTGTATTTGGAAGTGTTGCACCTGCACTTATAGGAGCTTTAACTTTAGTTGCTTCTGGGAAAGAAGAAGTATTTAATGAAGTTAAGCCACTTTTAGAAAAATTTGGAAAAGAGATTTTCTTTTTAGAAAAACCCTCTGCTGCTACAAAAATGAAACTTATTAATAACCTTTGTTTAGGTTCTTTTATGGCGACAATTGCTGAGTGTACTTCTTTAGCTCAAGATTGCGATATAGATAAATCTAAAGCTTTAGATATTTTAGGAGTAGGTGGGGGAACTTCACTTGTTTTAAATGCTAAAAAACAGAAGTTAATAGATGAGGATTTCTCTGCACACTTTTCAAATGATGCAATAAATAAGGATTTACATTTATTGCAAGACTTAGCTTACTCTATGCAAAAGCCACTTTATAGTGCAGCTATGCCAAAAGAGCTATTTTCAAAAATGAAAATGATGGGTAAGGGAGATGAAGATTTCTCTTCAATTTATCAACTTTTTAAATCATAA
- a CDS encoding CidA/LrgA family protein codes for MLKGIITLLVFQFLGECIAKLFDLLVPGPVIGMVLLLIFLILRKSSFESLDNAVFIHLKYLPMLFIPAAMGIITQIDIISKEFWAITIALFFGTIIALAFCAKLMDYLTIRQEGKK; via the coding sequence ATGTTAAAAGGAATTATTACACTTTTAGTTTTTCAGTTTTTAGGCGAATGTATTGCAAAACTATTTGATTTATTAGTACCAGGTCCAGTTATTGGAATGGTTTTACTACTTATTTTTTTAATACTTAGAAAAAGTAGTTTTGAAAGTTTAGATAATGCAGTTTTTATTCACTTAAAATATTTGCCAATGCTTTTTATTCCAGCTGCTATGGGTATTATAACTCAAATTGATATTATCTCTAAAGAGTTTTGGGCAATTACAATTGCACTATTTTTTGGAACTATTATAGCTTTAGCTTTTTGCGCAAAATTAATGGATTATTTAACGATTAGACAAGAGGGTAAAAAATGA